The Streptomyces tendae DNA segment CTCCCGAACGAGCCGCCCTCCGCCCCCTCCGCCCCCACCGCCGCCCCCGCCTACGGCTCCTGGACCCCCGCCGCGCCCGCTCCCGCCGACCCGCCCGCCGACGAGTCGCCGGGCGGAACCGGAGCCGGGGAGTCCCGCCTCGAACCGCTCCCGCCCCCACCCGCCTCCCGCGCCTACGTCGGCTCCCGCCCGCCCACCTACGACCCGGAGCCCACCGCCCTCCCGGCCGCCGACCCCGACGCACTGGACGCCCTCGTCCCCGACACCGTGCTGGACGGCGCCCGCTACGGCGCCTGCACCCTGCGCGCCGCCTCCGTACGCGGGGACTCCGCCCGCTACCGGGGCGAACCGCGCCGCGACGCGCTGCTGACCGCGCGGTTCGGGACGGGGGAGCGGGCCCTGGTCCTGGTGGCGCTGGCCACCGGCGTGCGGACCGCCCCCGGGGCGCACCGGGCCGCCGCCGACGCGTGCCGCTGGATCGGCGCGGCGGTGGGGCGCAGCCACGAGCGTCTCGCCGACGACATCAGGGCCGCCCGGCGCGGCGACCTCAAGTCCGGCCTGCACCGTCTCACCGACCGCAGCCTCGGCAGGCTCCGCGCCGACGCGGCCGAACAGGGACTCGCCCCCGACGACTACGCGGCCACCCTGCGCTGCCTGCTGCTGTCCGCCGACCCCGAGTGCCGGACCCGGGTCTTCTTCGGGGTCGGCCCCGGCGGACTGTTCCGGCTGCGCGACGGCGAGTGGCAGGACATCGAACCCGAGGTCGCCGAGATCAAGGGCGAACCGGTGCTCGGTTTCGGCTCGCCGCCGCACGAGACACCGGACGGCGACCGCCTCACCATGGACCTCAACATCCCCACGCCCCCGAGCCCGTACGAGCCGGCCCCCGCACCGCCCCGCGAACCCTTCCGCTTCCGCACCTCCGTAGCCCGCCCGGGTGACGTGCTGCTGATGTGCGGCACCGGGTTCGCCGAACCGCTGCGCGGCGAACCGGGACTCCGCGACCACCTGGCCGACCGGTGGTCGGATCCCGAACCACCTGGCCTGACGGCGTATCTGGCCGACACCCAGGTCCGGGTGAAGGGGTACGCCGACGACCGTACGGTCGTCGCCGTCTGGGAGGCGTGAGCGCGTCCGGTGTGAATTCATGGATTCCGTCAGGCATCTCCGGTACCCGAGGGGCAGACGGAACCCATGGCCAAACAGAACATCGCGGAACAGTTCGTCGACATCCTCGTGCGCGCGGGAGTGAAACGCCTGTACGGCGTGGTCGGTGACAGCCTCAACCCCGTCGTGGACGCCGTGCGCCGCCACTCCGCCATCGACTGGATCCACGTCCGGCACGAGGAGACCGCCGCGTTCGCGGCCGGCGCCGAGGCCCAGGTCACCGGCCGGCTCGCCGCCTGCGCCGGCTCCTGCGGGCCCGGCAACCTCCACCTCATCAACGGGCTCTACGACGCCCACCGCTCCATGGCGCCCGTCCTCGCCCTCGCCTCCCACATCCCCTCCAGCGAGATCGGCCTCGGCTACTTCCAGGAGACCCACCCCGACCGGCTGTTCCAGGAGTGCAGCCACTACTGCGAGCTGATCTCCAGCCCCCGGCAGATGCCCCGGCTGCTGGACACCGCCATCCAGCACGCGGTCGGCCGTTCCGGCGTCAGCGTCGTCTCCCTCCCCGGCGACCTCGCCGACGAACCCGCCCCCGACCAGGCGCCGGAG contains these protein-coding regions:
- a CDS encoding protein phosphatase 2C domain-containing protein gives rise to the protein MPEDTPPSAPTTPCTRPHHPRHRHAAARPLGAPALRPHTPGHAPTLPNEPPSAPSAPTAAPAYGSWTPAAPAPADPPADESPGGTGAGESRLEPLPPPPASRAYVGSRPPTYDPEPTALPAADPDALDALVPDTVLDGARYGACTLRAASVRGDSARYRGEPRRDALLTARFGTGERALVLVALATGVRTAPGAHRAAADACRWIGAAVGRSHERLADDIRAARRGDLKSGLHRLTDRSLGRLRADAAEQGLAPDDYAATLRCLLLSADPECRTRVFFGVGPGGLFRLRDGEWQDIEPEVAEIKGEPVLGFGSPPHETPDGDRLTMDLNIPTPPSPYEPAPAPPREPFRFRTSVARPGDVLLMCGTGFAEPLRGEPGLRDHLADRWSDPEPPGLTAYLADTQVRVKGYADDRTVVAVWEA